TGACATGTATACAAGGCTCAACAATTTGGCCAATGAAATGAAGGGTCTCGGGTGCAAGGAGATGACCGATTCCTATCTTGTGGAGAAGATGCTTTTTGCCATGACGCCAAGGAACCCAACCATGGTTTTCCTCATCCATCAGAAGCATGACTTTGAACTACTCACCCCTCGGGAGGTGCTTGCAACCTTCCTCCTCTACGGCGGGGAGCAAAAAGAATCCAAAGTCGTGTGTGGGCATGCTTTGCCACGCTCAAGCAAAAAGGTCAACGCTGCCTTGAAGGCCAAGCAAGTCCAAATGGAGGAAAACGACCATGATCAATACCAAGAGCAAATTCAACAAGGAATACAAGAATTGGCTCTCTTAATGAAGAAATGTGAAGGGTGTCTTGGAAAGAAAGCCTATGGAACAAGAAGTGATTTCTCTGACAAGTCCAAGATGAAGAAATCAAAGAGATATTGCTATCAATGTGGTGATCCCAATCATTTCATTGCTGATTGTCCTAAGAAGGAGGGTAGGAAAGAAGAGAAGGAGAAGAGCAAGTACAAGACGAAGCCATTCGATCACAAAGGCAAGCCATACAAGCCAGACGGGCAGAAAGGTATGTTTCTTTGCTTTATCTTGTACTTCCCATTGCACAATTTTCCATGAAGTAAGTAATGAAATGTTCTGCGTTACAATGACGGGGTCCGATCTGGCACATGTTATGTGTTACAATGACGGGGTTCGTTCTGACACGGATTCAGGGTGGCCAATTAAGAAAACAAAATTTTGGAAACAAGTGCGGTGTCTGAGTAACACTGCAAATGATTTTAATGCGCTGATATCAATGTCAAGGAGACACAGGATGAAAAGTATTGGTATTAGTAAAATGGTTGCATTGCATTACAACTAAGTCAGTTCACAAGTCTGGTCATAAAGGTTTATGTACTTGACTGTTACCAGCCCTAAGATTTAGGCCCTGTCTGATTGCTGTCCTCTAAAGTCCTCTGAAAGTGTAATTTGATTACTGAGTGGTGGACAATATAATTCAAGCAAATTAATGAGGTGATAACTATGCTATGACCTTAGGAATGTGCATAGTAGTGCAAACTGGAAAGTGCATAACCCAGCAGAAATACCAAAACATGAAGCCGGTTGCCTCTAGAATTGTTAATTAGCAAAACAGTCATATGGACAATGGCATGTGAAGCTACATTGCACATTGTTCAGAGCATGTGAAGCTAAATTGCACATTGTTCTGAAATTCTGCTCTGACCGGGTCAATTTTTGACCTGTACACCGTTGTAAGCATTTGGCAGTACTTTTACTTATGCATACCAAATGGTTATGCAGTTCATATTTGAACTAAATTAAAAATATTTCCTTTATTACATGATGGAGCTTGGAATTCTCTTTTGAATGTTGAATCCCTAAAGTTGTTTTCTTATATACGATAAGACTGGAGCATTGTTCCAAGTAAGTAAACTGTATTCTCTATCGTAAACTTAGTCAAATTTCACCTGCTCACCATTTGCAGACATTAAAGTCGCAGATTCGTCGGGTGTGGATGCGAGGAAAATACCTTAATGGTCACTGTTATGTTTGATCAGTTATATATCCCTAATAAAATCATGATGGAAACTTCTTTTTGGGGGCAATGCAAGCTGATTTCATGAGTATATGTGGAGGAAGAATGAAAGGAGGTGCTTGATATGTTTGGTGgaaaaatgttactccctccgatccataaagTGTTGCAGTTTTGGACTAAGGTTGAACTAATCAACCtttagttcaaaactgcgacacttattttggaccgGAGGTAGCACCGACTTTGTGTCCCTTGCTAGATGTTGGCCTAGTGAAAAGAGGTTTAAAATCTTTAATGTCATCACTTCGGCAATCCTATGGCTGCCCTGGAATGATATGATCATTAACCATAAGAATTGGTTGAATATGAAACAGGTGTGGAGGCACATCCTCGCGTCAACACGGGAGTGGAAAGTGCCGTTCAAAGATGCAGAGGTGGTGGACTTGGACCGCTTCGGAGGCCGGTTAATGGAGAACCTGAGAACTCCACTTCGGCTGACGAGGCGCTGAAGAGGGGGCTGGTGCCGAAGCCGACAAGGAAACCCGCCGCCCAGCCGTCACAGCAACCCTTCTGCCTCAGTGCTCACCTTCCTAGAGGAGTGGCCTTCTGCCTCAGTGCGTATCTGCCCAGAGGAGTGatggtatatgatgatgatgatgatgatgatgatgatgaagttactgaatcTTAAGCACACACATGCTGTTCACCTCTCAAacctgttttttcttcttcttttggctCGCATTGTAGGCCTTATTTCCGATGCTATGTAACGCTGAGTTTGCGAAGGATTTGAACCTGTTAGCGCTGTATAACTCGTCGGTTTCATTCTATAAAATAGAGCCAGGGTGGCTCCACCCCGTTTGTCCTCTGAATCTTGTCATGCAGCTTATCATCCCATGGGCTAGGAGTGATACTGTGttagtgtttccactctgctttgcaCTATTAGTTTGCATCAGACTTGTACATCATGCATGGACCAGTTCTTGCTGTTTTGCTTCctgaagatttttttttctttcgatGAAAGGAGCATCACTCCCAAATTCATTGCTGAAATTGATCTCGCGGAAGAATTGAAGTGAGAATAATGTACTTCTGCATATGGCAGCTGTTGTATGAATGTTTCTGTTCAGATCTCTGGGACATGATTCCACAGGCCGACGTGTTTTTGTTGCCAGGCTGACCATCCCCATGTTTTCTTATACCTCCATGGTCTCTGCTTTTTGCATAATTCTTCCTTGTAGGAAGTGGATGGATCTTGGTTGCTTCTCTTCCTGGGATGTTTTTGCTATTGAAGTGAAATATCCCTCCTATTCATGGAATTTTAAAAGTGTTTGTGCCTTTTAAAAGAAGTtcacatatttaaaaaatgttcttgtaGTTGTCAATATATATATTATTTCAAAGTATTTCCTTAAAACCCATAAATGGAAATACTAAAAATCTGACGTCAGATTTTTAAACGTGTCAAATCGAATGTTTTTCATGACAATTTATATTGGCGCAAGGATGACAAATTAGTTTACAAGCACGGCAATTTCTTGACAGAAAATGAAATAAGGCTGATTTGCCATGCTCGCcaactaaacttgtcatcatctgcAAACACAACTTGACATAAAAAACATTCGATTTGCCATACCAAAAAAATCTGACATTGGCTGGATATTCAAGTCCAACCACAAAAGGACAAAATATAAAAGttaaaattaaaataaattagCAAATTAAACAAACCAAGTGAAATAAAAAATAgacaaaaatgaaaactaaaaataaataatgaAACTAAACAAAGAAACCAAACACGGAATCGTAAGAAAACCGCCCTTTGCCTGGGCCGGTGCAATATGTATGCTTGTGTCGGTGGCAGGATCTTGTTGTACACTGTAAGCGAAACCTTCTAATCGGCACCCTCTGTGCCGGTTAGTAGTTCTGGCGCCCACAACCGGTTATTAGAaactgaaaaaagttcatggatatattaaaaatcatgaaattttaaaaaaagttcactaaGTTGAAAAGGTAAACAATTTTGGGAAAATTTCATGGAATTGTTTTCTTTCGAATTATAAAAAGTTAACGTatttgaaaaaaaaggaaaaagggaaaaaataGAGTAAAGAAACAAAAACCTGGTTCAGAAAAAAAAACAGTCAGGAAGCTTCCCAAAACCTCCTTGGAAGCTACTGGAAGCTTCCCAAAACCCAGGGACGAAAGGAGCAACTAACTAAAGAGCGCTCGTTCCCAGCCTCCCCAAGGGTCGCTTGGGTATGGAATGAGGCGCGCTCTCAGCCGCCACCACGTGTCGTGCTTTGTGTGCTTCCTCCAGATTTTTTTTAAATCCGCactcgttttcggctttttaatggGTTTTCCCTGGTTTTTTCAGCTTTTCGATTTTTCacgggtcttccttagctttttaagcgaaaaatgtgttttttttccttttcgcaagaggcacggttttgcttccgcgaaagacatggttttgcttccgcaagaggcacgaccgtgcctttcggaaacggaAAAAGAAACACGTATTTTTTTCTTCTGCGGGAGGCACGGTTtcgcttccgtgagaggcatgattttgctttcgcgagaagcacggccgtgcctctcggaaaaggaaaaaaacacgtctctttttttcctttcgtgagaggcacggttttgctttcgtcaGAGGCACGACCATGCCTTTTGAAAACGAAAAAAATGTGTTTCTTTTCTTCTGCGGGAGGAACGattttgcttccgtgagaagcacgattttgcttctgcgagatcgtgcctctcggaaacggaaaagacGCGTTGTCTTTttttcttccgcaagaggcacaaattttcttccgcgagaggccatGCATCTCAGAAAGGAAAAAAAGTACTTCCTGTCCGGTTTTTCATGAAAATAAAGTTCGTCAAAATctattaacatgggatctagttttgaagaacgGTGCaaatggttcgagatttggacgtacggtttaagagataaaatgttttgaataaacgaatctacaaaATAAGGGAATACTCTCAGATTGtgacaagtgacgcacatgcagcGTGCTAATATTTGCGATCTGGGAAGGTGACAGTGATCTTTAAAAGGAGTATTCCCGAATTAGTAATTTCGAGGGAGAAATCTTCCCTCGGGTGCGCTCGATAGGCCGGCCCATTTAGTATCGAAGAAAGGGAGGGTGTGTCTGCGGTGTTTAAAAAAACAGGCTTAACGGACGCTCAAGGCGCCAAATAGGCTCACGATCGTGTGTgcgtctttttttcttttcctttggcgGAATTATTAATACAAGTTAAGCAGCCCAACTTGTTGAGTACCAAAAGGTGATGATGGTAGAAAAGTTTAG
The sequence above is a segment of the Triticum dicoccoides isolate Atlit2015 ecotype Zavitan chromosome 1A, WEW_v2.0, whole genome shotgun sequence genome. Coding sequences within it:
- the LOC119317905 gene encoding uncharacterized protein LOC119317905 isoform X1, whose amino-acid sequence is MKFHLLSIDPLVWRAVETGFSCADEANPTALEKRNWQHDYRARRALQYAIGDDQYIRICRYQYNKSAKEIWDALRKSNEAAGKSKLCSLRMDMNFFVLGEDESPSDMYTRLNNLANEMKGLGCKEMTDSYLVEKMLFAMTPRNPTMVFLIHQKHDFELLTPREVLATFLLYGGEQKESKVVCGHALPRSSKKVNAALKAKQVQMEENDHDQYQEQIQQGIQELALLMKKCEGCLGKKAYGTRSDFSDKSKMKKSKRYCYQCGDPNHFIADCPKKEGRKEEKEKSKYKTKPFDHKGKPYKPDGQKGVEAHPRVNTGVESAVQRCRGGGLGPLRRPVNGEPENSTSADEALKRGLVPKPTRKPAAQPSQQPFCLSAHLPRGVAFCLSAYLPRGVMVYDDDDDDDDDEVTES